The following nucleotide sequence is from uncultured Draconibacterium sp..
GATACCAAGCGGTAGGATGAATATATCCGAATTTGCTTCGTGTAACAGCAAAGTACCTCAAATATACAGCACGTATTGCACTTAAAAAATCGTTTTTTTTAAGCTTATTGTAAATTGTCATCCAAGAGTTATTTTCACCTGTGGATCGAAGCAGATCTACATACCAGGTCGTTTGATTAATGAAAGAAGAAAAATGTTTTAATGTTTTCCATGAATAAGAAAACTGGTTATTTTTTTACTACTTTCAGTACTTTGTTGCCTACTATTAAATAATAGATTCCTTCTGAAAATTCACTAATATTAAGCTCTGTAACATCACTATCCTTTTCAAGTACTTTTTGGCCAAATGAATTATAAACTACAATTTTCGTCTGTATCTGGATATTTTCATTTATTATACTTATTGGGCCGGAAGTAGGATTTGGATATGCTTCCAGTTTCTCATAACGAGAATCAATTAATCCAGTACTTAGAACCAGATCCAGAGCTACATCAATTATAAACTGTGCAAAAAGAGGTCCTGCAGTTTCATTTGCGATTGTGTTCGGATGCGAGTCACTATCATCATGAGAACGCTCAAAATCGTATTTCAGGGCATATTGAAAACCATGATCCGGATTTTCTTCAGTTTGGGCAACAATACAGAAAAAATCAAAAATATGAATATTCTGGTGGTCTTTTCCATCTTCATTTAACCACTGATTTTTTACCCATTCTACAAATTCTCCTGCTCTGGTTGCATCCTGCCTGTTGGTGGCCAGCCGGTGCAATGGAGCAAGAGTCCAGACAACGAAATGCGTGTCGGATAATTCATCCATTTTGTCGCGTAAAGCCCGGTATTGAAGTTTGTAGTTGGCAAGTGTTTTAATGCTACTACTAATATCTCCTTCCGCATTACCGTCTTTTATTCCGGCACCCGGAAAACAGTGTTTCCATGCAATAATATCGTATGATGTGGCAATACTTTCCAGACATTCAATTCCGCTGTTATTATTATTGCATTCGTTGTTAATCCAGAGGTTCCAGTAGTCGTAAGGATAATTTTGCCAGGGATAGGGAGTATTGGGATAAGATCGTTTTTGAATTTGAATATCGGTTCCATTTTCTGTGTTGTAATCATTTATAAAATCTGATACATTCCCTTCGTTATATACGTTGGAACCTGTGGAATGATGAAGGAAGATGACGGTTTGACCAATAGCTATAGTTGTTGTAAGAAATAAAATAATGACTGATAGAAATATTTTCATGATTCAATTTTTAGAGAGATTCTACAAGTTCATTGAAATCAGAATAAAATAGTCTGTTCAAATTCAGACATTACATGAATAGAATATTGAATCTATTGATGAAGGTATACGTTTTACATCTTTTATCCTCTTACAAAAGGATGTATTGTTCGGAATTTCTAATTGGCCTCAACAATAATTCTCTTACTATTCTGAATGGCGTATTTTTCTCTAAACGAAGTTAGTTCTTTTCTGGTAAGACGTTTATCAAATGAATAAAGCTGTTTTTCATGTTCAATAATTTCATCAATTGTAAAACGGAATTTTAGAACTTTTGCAGGCACGCCACCAATTATTGAATAAGGAGGACATGATTTATTTACTACTGCTCCGGCTGCAATAATACTACCACGGCCAATTGTAACTCCTGATAACAAAGTAACATCTATTCCAATCCAGGAATCACCTTCAATTATCACATCTTTGTCATTTTCTGGTCTTTTTTCATAATCTGCATCAAACATAAAATGTCCAACTTTATCAAACCTATGATTTCCTGTTATTATTTTTAAATAAGGTGATATTGCAACTTTTTCGCCTATAAAAACTTTTGCTTTTGTTGAGTAAATTACAGCGAATCGAGCAATTCTAATATTATCGGAAAAATAAAAGTTTTCGATTCCTTTAAATACTGAAGTTAAGGGTTTTATTTTAACATTTTGACCACAATTTCCCATCGCATTTTTAATAAAAA
It contains:
- a CDS encoding T9SS type A sorting domain-containing protein, which produces MKIFLSVIILFLTTTIAIGQTVIFLHHSTGSNVYNEGNVSDFINDYNTENGTDIQIQKRSYPNTPYPWQNYPYDYWNLWINNECNNNNSGIECLESIATSYDIIAWKHCFPGAGIKDGNAEGDISSSIKTLANYKLQYRALRDKMDELSDTHFVVWTLAPLHRLATNRQDATRAGEFVEWVKNQWLNEDGKDHQNIHIFDFFCIVAQTEENPDHGFQYALKYDFERSHDDSDSHPNTIANETAGPLFAQFIIDVALDLVLSTGLIDSRYEKLEAYPNPTSGPISIINENIQIQTKIVVYNSFGQKVLEKDSDVTELNISEFSEGIYYLIVGNKVLKVVKK